The stretch of DNA TCCCCGTTTACGGGGAGGGCTGGGGAGGGGGCAAGTAGGTGGCAACTTGGGTTATGTAACTCAAGTTGCCACCTACCTGAGATAACATAAGCTTATGTAGGTTGGGCTGACGTAAGGAAACCCAACCTACATAATTGATGCCATCCTGGATGGGTTGTAATTTGCGTTATCCTTAATCATCTTATCCGAAAAAACTGAGGCTGGCGATTCAGATCATCAATAGTATGGCGGCCACCTGGCGTTTTTCGGAAATCAGCAGATTATAGGTACGACAGGCCGCGCCGGTATTCATGACCTCGACGCCGATGCTGCGGCTTTCCAGAGGAGAAAATAAGGCACGCGGAGGGAAGCGTAACTGCCCACCGGTTCCGAGGAGCACCACATCTAAAGGATACTGCGCTAAATCTTCGAAGTGAGTGGTGGTGAAATCTTCAATCTGTTGAGGGGACCAATCGGTAATCAGTACCTCGGGCATTACTACCAATGTAGAGGTGTAGCGCTGATGATTAACTACCACCTGGCTTGGACCGTAGGAT from Gammaproteobacteria bacterium encodes:
- a CDS encoding NADH dehydrogenase (ubiquinone) 1 alpha subcomplex assembly factor 3, coding for MKFTLDTLAAAYVIRSYGPSQVVVNHQRYTSTLVVMPEVLITDWSPQQIEDFTTTHFEDLAQYPLDVVLLGTGGQLRFPPRALFSPLESRSIGVEVMNTGAACRTYNLLISEKRQVAAILLMI